Genomic DNA from Marinobacter sp. LV10MA510-1:
CGCGGTTTCGGGCTTATTGCCAACGTATCACTAACTCTGAACCTGATGTTGCTGATTGCCTGCATGTCGATTCTGTCGGCTACGCTGACGCTGCCGGGTATCGCTGGTATCGTTCTGACGGTGGGTATGGCAGTAGATGCCAACGTGTTGATATTCGAGCGCATACGAGAAGAGTTGAAAGCCGGCACTGCGCCGCAGCTGGCCATAAACGCCGGTTATTCGCGGGCTTTTGTGTCCATTTTCGATGCAAACATCACAACCTTGCTGGTGGCACTCATTTTGTTTGCCATGGGTTCCGGCCCGGTGAAAGGTTTCGCAATTACCTTAAGCCTGGGCATTATGACATCGATGTTTTGTGGCCTGATAGTCAGTCGCAGTATCGTCAATGTGGTTTATGGTGGCCGCAGGGTCGAAAAACTTTCGATTGGAGGGAAGCAGGCTAATGCATGACGCTCAGGAAAAACCGTTTGATTTTATGGGTTTTCGGAAGATTGCTTCAATTCTTTCGATTACCCTGCTAGTGCTCGCTGTGGGCCTGTTGGCGGTGCGCGGGTTGAATTTCGGTATGGATTTCACCGGTGGCACGTCGGTTGAATTTGAATACCAGCAGGCGCCAGCTCTGCCTGAGATACGCACAGCGTTGAGTGACGCCGGCTATGAGCAGTTTGTGGTGCAGAATTTCGGTTCTGACAAAACGGTTTTGGTGCGGCTCTCAGAGTCGGGTAACGATATGCTGGCCCAAGAGATTACCAGCACCTTAACCGCGGGCGGAGCTGAGCTGAAGCTAATCAGTTCGGAGTTTATTGGCTCCCAAGTGGGCGAAGAACTGAAAGAGGACAGCGGTTTGGGCATGCTGATTGCATTGTTGGTGGTGCTGATTTACGTTGGCATGCGCTTTCAGTTCAAATTCGGTATTGCTGCCGTGCTGCCCCTGGCTCACGACGTCCTCATTGTGCTGGGTATTTTTTCGCTGTTTCAGTGGACCTTTGATCTTACGGTTCTGGCCGCCCTGTTGGCCATCATCGGCTATTCGCTGAACGACACTATTGTGGTGGCGGACCGTATCCGGGAAAACTTCCGCACCATGCGGGTGGGGGACTCATGGGAGGTGATCAATACATCCATTCATCAGACCATCAGCCGTACCATCAATACCTCTGGTACCACGCTGGTGGTGCTGATTGCGCTTTACGTGTTCGGCGGTGAGGCGATCAACGGATTTGCTTTGGCGCTGATTATCGGCGTGGTGGTGGGTACTTACTCGTCTATCTACGTATCGGCGAACCTGTTGATTGCGCTCGGCGTGTCTCGCGAAGACCTGATTCTTCCGGTGAAAGAAGGCGTTGTCGGCCAGGATGAAGACGAGAAACCGCCGGAATGGTTGGACCGTATGTAGCTCTTTTGACAGGGGCTGTAGACGGACACTGCCGATAAACCCTGTTGTTTTATCGGCAGTGGTTTCGCAAGCATAAAAAAACCGCCAGTCCCTCGGGATTGGCGGTTTTTTTGTGCTTGCTTTGCTAACAGGGCAAGTGCGGTTTAGCGGGGCAAGCGGCCGCGGAACGGATGCAGTTCCTTCAGCAATTCACGAAACAGCTTGGGGTTAGCCACAATCAACTGCTTGGCATTACTGGCCGACGGGTTGCCAGAGAAGTCCCCGGTCAGGGCGCCTGATTCCATCGCCAGGGCAACACCCAGGTCCATTTCGGCGCCTTCCGGACGAAAGGCAATCACTGCGTCCAGATGGCCGGCTGATACCCGCGCGATATCCAGCACTACGCACCCAGACGTACGGAAGATCCGTGAGTTGGTTGCCAGAACGGTGGCCATTTCGCCCCACAGTTGTGGGTTGTCGTCTTTACGGGCCTGGTCAAGAACGTTGGTAGCCAGCGCCGAGCTGATTAGTTGGCGCACTTCTGATACCCGCACCCGGCGGCTGTTCAGTGCGGCGCCGTGGCCACGGCTGGCTGAGTATTCTTCACCGGTGATTGGGTTAACAATCAGTAGGCTCTCAATCCGGTTGTTCTTTTTCTGGGCCAGTGCCAGAACAAATTCCGGAATACCCCGCAGAAAATTGTCGCGACCCAGAACCGGAAAGATGTGCCAGCTTTTGTCATAGGTGCCGGCATCTGCCTGGTTCAGGGGGGCAATGTGGTGGTCTTTGTAGGCTTTTTCGAGCTGCTCTACGAAATTATCGTAAATGGCCTGTTCGACGCGGTCCAGCTGATGCTCTCGCTCGCTGCTGTCTTTGTCGCTGGGTTCCTGGCGCTCGAAATGTGCTTTGAGGTAGTCCGACCCCTGGCGCGCAACGCGCAGGGCCATTTTAATCGCTGGTTGCATCTGAGTGATCAACATCCGGGTGTATTAAGGTCGATTATTATATCAGTCGGTGTGCGCTTTGTCTGTTTTTAGACTCCGCATAAGCGCGGATAATGGCCATTGAACACACGGGTTGCCCGCTGGTTTTCGTGATTTATCAACGTAGTCGCGAAATACCCCATCCAATTGACTCAAGTGGAGCGGGAGCGACTTCTCTAACATTTGGGTGGGGATGGATAGCGTGACCTCGACAGAGGTCTAGTCTTAGCAGAAATACTGTGGTTATATACAGTATGACCGAGTTCACCAAAACCCTCAAAGTCCGAGTTCGGGACAAACACGCTAATGTGCTGCGCTGTCAGGCCGCGGCTGTTAACCGTGTGTGGAATTTTGTGAATGAACTCAGTCATCGCAGCATTCGGGAGAGAGGACAGTTTCTGTCGGCCTTCGATCTTCATCCTTATACCAAGGGTGCCGGCAAGCTTCTAGGCCTTCACAGCCAAACACTTCAGGTCGTTGCCCAGGAATACGTCACACGCCGCAAGCAGTTCCGAAAATCCAAACTCGCGTGGCGTAAAACCCACGGGGTTCGCCGGTCGCTCGGCTGGGTGCCAGTGAACACCGGCGCCGCGGTTTGGAGCAACGGGCAGGTTCGGTTCCACGGTCAGCATTATCGGGTCTGGGACAGTTACGGTTTGTCTCAGTACAAATTCCGCTCTGGCTGCTTTTCTGAGGACGCCCGAGGTCGGTGGTATTTCTGCGTGGTTGTCTCGGTAAAACCCGATCGCCGGTGTGGCACTGGCAGCGTGGGTCTGGATCTGGGCCTGAAGACCACGGCTACGCCCAGTTCGGGCGAGCCGCTGCAAGCGGGTCGCTTCTATCGGGATCAGCAGCAAAAGCTGGCGGTGGCCCAGCGAGCGAGAAAAAAACAGCGGGTGAAAGCGATTCACGCCAAAATCCGCAATCGCCGGTACGATGCTTTGCACAAATTCAGTCGTGAGCTGGTCAATAACAACGGCCTGATCGTTGTCGGTAATGTGTCCAGCTCCGGCCTGGCAAAAACCACTATGGCCAAGTCGGTGCTCGACGCTGGCTGGTCCACACTAAGAACCCTGTTGTCATACAAATGCGAGAGCGCAGGCGGGATTTTTCTGGAAGTTGATGAACGGTACACCACCCAGACTTGCTCGTGTTGTGGCTCTTTGAGCCCCAACAGTCCGAAAGGTAGAGCAGGCCTTGGAATAAGAGAATGGACCTGTGAGTGCGGTGTCACTCACAACCGCGATTCCAATGCGGCCAGGAACATTCTCGCGCTTGGGCATAAGCGTCTAGAGGTAGGAATCCCCTTCCAAAAAGCCGGTTAAGCGGTTTGGTGGAGGAGGATGTCAACTGTTATTATTGCCGCCTAATTTTGCTAACAGGCCGTTATCATGCACAAACCGTCCCGCCCGCTGGGCTCACCTGACACCTACAACGACCGAATCCGTATTGTTCTGGTGGAAACCTCCCACTCTGGCAACATTGGTGCGGTAGCGCGAGCCATGAAAAATATGGGATTGGGAAATCTGTGGATGGTGAACCCACGATCGTTCCCGGACGAAACCTCGTACGCGAGGGCCGCCGGGGCATCGGATGTTCTGGACACCGCAACCGTGGTGGGCAGTCTTGACGAGGCACTGGCGGATTGCGTGTTGGTGATGGGCACCAGCGCTCGCGGGCGCAAGGTGCCCTGGCCAGTCATGCCGCCGGACCAGGCCGCAACTGCGGCAGCCAGCCATTGCGGCCAGGGCACAGTGGCGCTGGTGTTTGGTCGGGAGAATCATGGCTTGAGCAACGACGAACTGCAACGTTGTCACTATCATATTCATATTCCGTCCAATCCGGATTACAGCTCATTGAATCTGGCGATGGCTGTTCAGGTTATGTGTTATGAATTGCGCATGAGTTATCTGAAAGGGCTTGAAGCCGATGCCCGGCGGCCCTATTTAGAGCCAATTGCGCAGCCTGGTGACCCCGGGTGGGACGTAGCTCCTGCCAGTGTTGGCGATGTTGAAGGCTTTTTTGGCCATTTACAGCAGGTGCTGGAAGAAATTGATTTTCATCGCCGGGACAAGCCGCGCCAACTGATGGCGCGTCTGCGCAGGTTGTTCCAGCGGGCGAAAATGGACCGAATGGAAGTTAATATCCTAAGAGGCGTTTTGTCGGCCGTTCAAAAAACGGCAGGCGCTTCGGCAACCGAGCAATCAACCTCCAGTACCGGGCCACAAGCGCCGGAGCAGGACCAGGGCAAACGTCATGTTTAGACAATTACGAGAAGATATCAGCAGTGTGTTCCGCCGTGATCCCGCTGCGCGTAATACCTTTGAGGTTCTGACCAACTACCCGGGCCTGCACGCACTCTTACTGCACCGGGTGGCACACTGGTTATGGGGAGTGGGCCTGAAGTGGCTGGCTCGCACTCTGTCTACGCTTACGCGCTGGCTTACGGGTATTGAGATTCATCCCGGTGCCACCATTGGTCGACGCTTCTTCATTGACCATGGTATGGGTGTGGTGATTGGTGAAACTACGGTCATCGGTGACGATGTTACGTTGTATCAAGGCGTTACCCTGGGCGGTACCAGCTGGAACAAGGGTAAGCGCCATCCCACCATTGGTGACGGGGTGGTCGTAGGCGCCGGAGCCAAAATATTGGGGCCATTTGAAGTAGGCGCGGGCGCCAAAGTGGGCTCCAACTCGGTGGTCACAAAAGCGGTGCCAGCTGGCGCAACCGTTGTTGGCATACCGGGCCGCGTGATCGAAAAAGACAAAGACGAGCAAAGCTCGCGGCGCCGGGAAATGGAAGAGCGCATGGGCTTTGACGCCTATGGCGTGACCGAAGAAATGCCAGACCCACTGGCGCGGGCAATGCGTTCGCTGCTCGACCACATGCACGCAGTGGACGACCGCATGGAAATAATGTGCAAAGCCTTGCGCAAGGTAAGCGCCGACTATCCGAACGGCGATTTGCCGGTGCTGTCAGAGGACGATTTTGATTGCCTGCGCGATACCGACAGCGACGCCTCGCGCAAAAAAAACCGCGAAGACGCAAAAGTGGTTGCAGCGGCTGCGGTCGAGCCGATCACCAAAGCGGATGCTATAGACAGTGCGAAGGAGAGTGTGAAAGAGAGTACCAAAGAGAGTACTGAAAAGGGTGCACAAAAGGGTGCTGAAGAGAACGCTTCAAAGATTTCCGAAGACGGCGGCGGGAAGAATGCAAGCGAGCCCACAAGGGATAGTGGCTGAATACTTGACTGAATTAGTAGGTCAATTCATACTCGTGTTTGCGAATAGAGGTCAATTTCCATCGCGGGGCGGAGTTTATGAAGTTGACAACAAAAGGCCGGTACGCGGTAACCGCTATGCTGGACCTTGCACTGCACGGTGACCATGGGCCGGTTACGCTTGCTGATATATCAGCCCGCCAGGAAATCTCCCTGTCGTACCTGGAACAGCTATTTTCGCGGCTGCGACGCAGGCACTTGGTGGCCAGCATTCGTGGCCCGGGCGGTGGCTATCGCCTGAGCCGCGGTGCTGATGTCATTTTTATATCAGAGGTGGTAGACGCTGTCAGCGAGTCACTTGATACCACACGCTGTGGTAATAAGGGCGATTGTCAGAGCGGCGAGAAATGCCTGACTCACCACCTGTGGTCTGACCTCAGCGAGCAGATTTTTCAGTTTCTGGATAACATTAGCCTGAATGACTTGATGAAAAAACGTGAAATCCGCCAAGTGGCGGACCGCCAGAATCTGCGCCAGAGCGATGCAGGTTTTGAAACGATTAACACCCGGCTGCTGAGCGAACAGGCGCCGGTTTAAGTCTGGTTTCTAACGCCATGAAAAAACCCGTTTACTTAGATTATGCGGCCACTACGCCCGCAGATATTGCTGTTGCCGAAGAAATGATGCGCCACCTGACATTGGATGGTGTCTTTGGTAACCCGGCCTCGCGTACCCATGGTTATGGTTGGCAGGCCGAAGCAGCAGTAGAAACTGCACGTCGCCAGGTGGCCACATTGATCAACGCCGATCCCCGCGAAATTGTATGGACCTCCGGTGCTACCGAGTCTGACAACCTGGCGATCAAGGGCGCGGTGGCCGGGCACGATGCTCCCCACATTATTACCTCTATGATTGAACACAAAGCCGTTCTGGATACTTGTGGCTGGCTGCAGGAGCAGGGTGTGAGCGTTACCTGGCTGAAGCCCGATGCTTGCGGGCGTATTCATGTTGGGCAGGTGGTCGAGGCACTCAGGCCAGAGACCGTGTTGGTGAGCCTGATGCTGGTAAACAATGAATTGGGCAGCATTAGTGACATTGCGGTTGTTGGGGCCGAACTGCGTGGCCGCGGGGTACTTTTTCACGTTGATGCAGCTCAGGCTCCCGGAAAAATACCGGTGGATGTAAAGGCCTTGAGTGCTGATTTGCTGTCACTGTCGGCGCATAAGGTTTATGGCCCCAAAGGGATAGGCGCGCTTTACGTGCGCCGCTCGCCAGACGTGCGTATTCAAGCGCAGATTCACGGTGGCGGTCACGAGCGCGGTATGCGCTCTGGCACCCTGCCGGCCCATCAAATTGTGGGTATGGGTAAAGCGTTTGAGTTGGCCGCAGACAGCCTTGCCGCCGACAGTGCCAGGCTGGAGCAGTTGCGTGGGCATTTTCTGGGGGCGCTGGCCGAGCTTGAAGGGGTTTCCCTTAACGGGAGTCTCAATAGCCGTCTCAACGGCGATAAAGCCGGTGATGACCCCAGCTTGCGAGTGCCCGGTATTATCAATTTGTCGTTTGCGGGCATTGATGCAGAAACCCTGATGTTGGGCCTGCGTGAATTGGCGGTGTCTTCCGGTTCGGCCTGTACATCGGCAACCCTGGAGCCGTCTTATGTATTGCGCGGTATCGGGCTAAACGATAAGCAGGCTCAGTGTGCGCTGCGGTTTTCATTTGGCCGGTATACTAGCGGCGAGGAAGTGGATTTCGCGGCGGCACACATTATTGATGTTGTTGGCCGGCTGCGGTCTGCGCGGTAGGCACCGGCCCCGTGACTGCGTATAATTGCAGGCTCGTTTTTTATCTAACCTCTAATGGAGAATCACAATGGCGAATGAACGCACTCTGTCGATCATCAAGCCTGATGCCGTTGCAAAAAATGTAATCGGCAAAATCATCAGCCGTTTTGAAAATGCGGAGCTGCATGTTGTTGCAGCAAAAATGATGCACCTGAGCCAGGATCAGGCTGAAGGCTTTTACGCCGAGCACAAAGAACGTCCGTTCTTTAACGATCTGGTCGCGTTTATGACGTCTGGCCCGGTGGTTGTTCAGGCTTTGGAAGGCGAAGGCGCCATTTTGAAAAACCGTGACCTGATGGGTGCTACTAATCCAAAAGAAGCGGAAGCTGGCACTATTCGTGCCGACTTTGCATCGTCTATTGATGCTAACGCGGTTCACGGCTCCGACTCGGCGGCTTCCGCAGAGCGCGAAATTGCTTATTTTTTCAATGATAACGAAGTCTGCCCGCGCGGCTGATTTTGTTCACCGGGGGCGGTGTTGCTGCCCCCGGATTGGTTATTTGATCGAGGTTATACAATGACAGCACCCGCTGAAAAAACAAATCTTCTGGGAATGCCCAAAGCCAAGCTTGAGGCCTATTTTGAATCCCTGGGGGAAAAACGTTTTCGCGCTACCCAGGTGCTGCAATGGATTCACCAGCGTGGTGTGGGTGACTTCGATGAAATGACCAATATGAGCAAGCCCCTGCGGGACAAGCTTAAGCTGATCGCCGAAGTACGTGGCCCGGAAGTGGTCTATGACGAAGTGGCCAAAGACGGCACCCGTAAATGGGTAATGCGCATGGACAACGGCAACAACGTAGAAACCGTGCTGATACCTGACGGTGAACGTGGCACTCTGTGCGTGTCATCACAGATTGGTTGCAGTCTGGATTGCAGTTTTTGTTCAACGGGTAAGAGAGGCTTCAACCGTAACCTGACCTCTGCCGAGATTATTGGGCAGGTGTGGGCTGCGCGCAAAACGTTCATGCCCTATGCTCCGGGCCCAGATCGTCCGATTACCAACGTGGTGATGATGGGCATGGGCGAGCCCTTGTTGAACTTCGACAACGTCGTAGACGCCATGAATCTGATGATGGAAGATCTGGCCTACGGCATTTCCAAGCGCCGGGTAACCCTGAGCACGTCGGGCGTAGTTCCGGCGATCGACAAGCTGGGTGAGGTTACCGATGTTTCATTGGCTATTTCTTTGCACGCCGCAAATGATGAGTTGCGTAACCAGTTAGTACCTATCAATAAAAAGTACCCAATAGCAGAGTTGCTGGCAGCTACCCGCCGTTATCTAAGTCGCCTGCCAGACAAGCGCAAGGCAACGATTGAATACACTGTGATTGCAGGTGTGAACGATCATGTCGATCAAGCGCGAGAACTGGCCGAGGTTCTGCGTGGTTTGCCGTGTAAGATCAACCTGATACCATTCAATCCGTTCCCGGAAAGTGGCTATGAACGCCCGAGTATGAATGCCACCCGGCGATTCCAAGCGGTGTTGAACGAGGAAGGATATATTGCGACTGTACGCATGCCCCGTGGCGATGATATAGACGCTGCTTGTGGTCAGCTGGTGGGCAAGGTGGAAGACCGAACCCGCCGCAGCGCTCGCTATATTGCGGTGCAGCAGGTTTCAGCGTAAATACCCGGCTGTGGATGCGGCAGGCTTTCTCCAATAGCAGCTTCAGGATGAGTTCACGGCTATGGTAAATCAGTTTGTCAGTGCCCGTTTTATGATGTCGCTGATGCTGGCGACGGTGTTGTTGTTTTCGGGCTGTGTAACCACCACTGACAGCCGCTTTGCCCGCGAAGCCGATCGCCAGAAAGCGCTGACGGATTACGTTCAGCTGGCATCAGCGTATATTGGCCAGGGAAATTTTGAGCGAGCCCGTCATCACTTGGACCGTGCTCTGGAAATTGATTCGAATAATTCGCCGGCGTTAGCCGCCAAAGGCCTTATTTTCGCCAACGAGGGCGAACCTGAGCTGGCTGAAAGCAATTTCAGACGCGCAATCTCCGCCGATTCAAAAAATACCCGCGCCAATGTTTATTATGGCGCGTTTTTGTATGGCCAGAGCCGAATGGAACAGGCGCGCGACCAGTTTGCCAAGGCTTCTGGCGATACCGGTTATCCGGACCGGGGCTCCGTTTTTTTCAACCTCGGGATGACTCAGGAGCAGCTGGATGATTTTCCAGCTGCGATCAGCAGCTACCGCCGCGCCACCGAGTTAGCACGCAGTGATCCCAAAACATTGCTGGCCTTATCACGCGTGCTGTTAGAAACCGGTGATGTGACAGCATCCGACTACTATTACAGCCGGCTGTTAACCATAATGCAGCGCAGCGCCCGCCTGCAGCACTCCTCTGAAAGCCTGCTGGTGGGGGTTCGTATTGCGCGCCTTCTGGACAAACGTGACCAAGAGGCCAGTTTAGCGTTAATGTTGCGGAACAATTTCCCCGAATCGGCAGAACTCCGGCAATAT
This window encodes:
- a CDS encoding RNA-guided endonuclease InsQ/TnpB family protein, with amino-acid sequence MTEFTKTLKVRVRDKHANVLRCQAAAVNRVWNFVNELSHRSIRERGQFLSAFDLHPYTKGAGKLLGLHSQTLQVVAQEYVTRRKQFRKSKLAWRKTHGVRRSLGWVPVNTGAAVWSNGQVRFHGQHYRVWDSYGLSQYKFRSGCFSEDARGRWYFCVVVSVKPDRRCGTGSVGLDLGLKTTATPSSGEPLQAGRFYRDQQQKLAVAQRARKKQRVKAIHAKIRNRRYDALHKFSRELVNNNGLIVVGNVSSSGLAKTTMAKSVLDAGWSTLRTLLSYKCESAGGIFLEVDERYTTQTCSCCGSLSPNSPKGRAGLGIREWTCECGVTHNRDSNAARNILALGHKRLEVGIPFQKAG
- the trmJ gene encoding tRNA (cytosine(32)/uridine(32)-2'-O)-methyltransferase TrmJ → MHKPSRPLGSPDTYNDRIRIVLVETSHSGNIGAVARAMKNMGLGNLWMVNPRSFPDETSYARAAGASDVLDTATVVGSLDEALADCVLVMGTSARGRKVPWPVMPPDQAATAAASHCGQGTVALVFGRENHGLSNDELQRCHYHIHIPSNPDYSSLNLAMAVQVMCYELRMSYLKGLEADARRPYLEPIAQPGDPGWDVAPASVGDVEGFFGHLQQVLEEIDFHRRDKPRQLMARLRRLFQRAKMDRMEVNILRGVLSAVQKTAGASATEQSTSSTGPQAPEQDQGKRHV
- a CDS encoding inositol monophosphatase family protein, whose protein sequence is MQPAIKMALRVARQGSDYLKAHFERQEPSDKDSSEREHQLDRVEQAIYDNFVEQLEKAYKDHHIAPLNQADAGTYDKSWHIFPVLGRDNFLRGIPEFVLALAQKKNNRIESLLIVNPITGEEYSASRGHGAALNSRRVRVSEVRQLISSALATNVLDQARKDDNPQLWGEMATVLATNSRIFRTSGCVVLDIARVSAGHLDAVIAFRPEGAEMDLGVALAMESGALTGDFSGNPSASNAKQLIVANPKLFRELLKELHPFRGRLPR
- the secF gene encoding protein translocase subunit SecF, whose protein sequence is MHDAQEKPFDFMGFRKIASILSITLLVLAVGLLAVRGLNFGMDFTGGTSVEFEYQQAPALPEIRTALSDAGYEQFVVQNFGSDKTVLVRLSESGNDMLAQEITSTLTAGGAELKLISSEFIGSQVGEELKEDSGLGMLIALLVVLIYVGMRFQFKFGIAAVLPLAHDVLIVLGIFSLFQWTFDLTVLAALLAIIGYSLNDTIVVADRIRENFRTMRVGDSWEVINTSIHQTISRTINTSGTTLVVLIALYVFGGEAINGFALALIIGVVVGTYSSIYVSANLLIALGVSREDLILPVKEGVVGQDEDEKPPEWLDRM
- the ndk gene encoding nucleoside-diphosphate kinase; this encodes MANERTLSIIKPDAVAKNVIGKIISRFENAELHVVAAKMMHLSQDQAEGFYAEHKERPFFNDLVAFMTSGPVVVQALEGEGAILKNRDLMGATNPKEAEAGTIRADFASSIDANAVHGSDSAASAEREIAYFFNDNEVCPRG
- a CDS encoding aminotransferase class V-fold PLP-dependent enzyme, which gives rise to MKKPVYLDYAATTPADIAVAEEMMRHLTLDGVFGNPASRTHGYGWQAEAAVETARRQVATLINADPREIVWTSGATESDNLAIKGAVAGHDAPHIITSMIEHKAVLDTCGWLQEQGVSVTWLKPDACGRIHVGQVVEALRPETVLVSLMLVNNELGSISDIAVVGAELRGRGVLFHVDAAQAPGKIPVDVKALSADLLSLSAHKVYGPKGIGALYVRRSPDVRIQAQIHGGGHERGMRSGTLPAHQIVGMGKAFELAADSLAADSARLEQLRGHFLGALAELEGVSLNGSLNSRLNGDKAGDDPSLRVPGIINLSFAGIDAETLMLGLRELAVSSGSACTSATLEPSYVLRGIGLNDKQAQCALRFSFGRYTSGEEVDFAAAHIIDVVGRLRSAR
- the rlmN gene encoding 23S rRNA (adenine(2503)-C(2))-methyltransferase RlmN, whose translation is MTAPAEKTNLLGMPKAKLEAYFESLGEKRFRATQVLQWIHQRGVGDFDEMTNMSKPLRDKLKLIAEVRGPEVVYDEVAKDGTRKWVMRMDNGNNVETVLIPDGERGTLCVSSQIGCSLDCSFCSTGKRGFNRNLTSAEIIGQVWAARKTFMPYAPGPDRPITNVVMMGMGEPLLNFDNVVDAMNLMMEDLAYGISKRRVTLSTSGVVPAIDKLGEVTDVSLAISLHAANDELRNQLVPINKKYPIAELLAATRRYLSRLPDKRKATIEYTVIAGVNDHVDQARELAEVLRGLPCKINLIPFNPFPESGYERPSMNATRRFQAVLNEEGYIATVRMPRGDDIDAACGQLVGKVEDRTRRSARYIAVQQVSA
- the pilW gene encoding type IV pilus biogenesis/stability protein PilW: MVNQFVSARFMMSLMLATVLLFSGCVTTTDSRFAREADRQKALTDYVQLASAYIGQGNFERARHHLDRALEIDSNNSPALAAKGLIFANEGEPELAESNFRRAISADSKNTRANVYYGAFLYGQSRMEQARDQFAKASGDTGYPDRGSVFFNLGMTQEQLDDFPAAISSYRRATELARSDPKTLLALSRVLLETGDVTASDYYYSRLLTIMQRSARLQHSSESLLVGVRIARLLDKRDQEASLALMLRNNFPESAELRQYKVLMSNGQ
- the iscR gene encoding Fe-S cluster assembly transcriptional regulator IscR: MKLTTKGRYAVTAMLDLALHGDHGPVTLADISARQEISLSYLEQLFSRLRRRHLVASIRGPGGGYRLSRGADVIFISEVVDAVSESLDTTRCGNKGDCQSGEKCLTHHLWSDLSEQIFQFLDNISLNDLMKKREIRQVADRQNLRQSDAGFETINTRLLSEQAPV